A region of Anolis carolinensis isolate JA03-04 unplaced genomic scaffold, rAnoCar3.1.pri scaffold_7, whole genome shotgun sequence DNA encodes the following proteins:
- the slc13a2 gene encoding solute carrier family 13 member 2, producing MWRDLLANRNYLLAFLIPLVFLPLPLVLPHKEAGCGYTIILMALLWCTEALPLAVTALLPVLLFPMMGIMDSTSVCKEYLKDTNMLFLGGLLVAVAVEHCNLHKRIALRVLLIVGVRPALLLMGFMVVTAFLSMWISNTATTAMMMPIAQAVLNQLHKTEQETTEPETTEKANSNINPAFELQEQANGHIVTVEKGRLPETDYRKLEEKHRKTCKGINLAICYSASIGGLATLTGTTPNLVLKGQVDELFPNNGNVVNFASWFGFAFPTMVILLVLSWIWLTGLFLGFGFRKSFGWRASESERCRSKAAYGVIRKEYDALGPMRFSESIVLGLFVVLVLLWFTREPGFMPGWAGALFNKDGKSYVTDATVVIFIALLMFVIPSELPRCGVSRREGQPRAIPPLLDWPTVHKNMPWNIVILLGGGFALAKGCEESGFSNWLASQLSPLQSIPHPAIVFLMCLLIAVFTECTSNVATTTLFLPIMASMAQAICLNPLYVMLPCTLAASLAFMLPVATAPNAMVFAYGQLRVIDMVKAGCMLNLFGILTVTFAINTWGFPMFDLHRFPSWANGTSGQC from the exons gAAGCAGGATGCGGTTACACTATCATCCTCATGGCTCTCTTATGGTGCACCGAGGCTTTGCCGTTGGCCGTCACGGCTCTGCTGCCGGTCCTGCTCTTCCCAATGATGGGCATCATGGACTCCACTTCG GTGTGCAAGGAGTACCTGAAGGACACCAACATGCTCTTCCTTGGCGGCCTGTTGGTGGCGGTCGCGGTGGAGCACTGCAACCTCCACAAACGCATCGCTTTGCGGGTCCTCTTGATCGTGGGGGTCAGGCCTGCCTT GCTCCTGATGGGCTTTATGGTCGTCACGGCCTTCCTCTCCATGTGGATCAGCAACACCGCCACCACCGCCATGATGATGCCCATTGCCCAGGCCGTGTTGAACCAGCTCCACAAGACGGAGCAAGAGACGACCGAACCCGAGACAACGGAGAAGGCAAACAGCAACATCAATCCGGCCTTTGAACTGCAGGAACAAG CAAATGGACACATTGTGACCGTGGAGAAGGGCAGACTGCCCGAAACGGACTATCGGAAGCTGGAGGAGAAGCACCGCAAGACCTGCAAAGGGATTAACCTGGCGATCTGCTACTCGGCCAGCATCGGGGGCCTGGCCACCTTGACCGGGACCACCCCCAATTTGGTGCTGAAAGGGCAGGTGGACGA GCTCTTTCCAAACAACGGCAACGTGGTCAACTTTGCCTCCTGGTTCGGCTTTGCCTTCCCCACCATGGTCATCCTCCTGGTCCTCTCCTGGATATGGCTGACGGGGTTGTTCCTGGGCTTTGG TTTCAGGAAGAGTTTCGGCTGGAGGGCCAGCGAATCGGAGCGGTGCCGCTCGAAAGCAGCCTACGGGGTCATCCGGAAGGAGTACGACGCTTTGGGGCCCATGAGGTTCTCCGAAAGCATCGTTCTGGGCCTCTTCGTGGTCCTGGTCCTCCTCTGGTTTACCAGGGAGCCTGGTTTCATGCCTGGTTGGGCCGGAGCCCTTTTCAACAAAGACGGAAAAAG TTACGTGACGGACGCCACGGTGGTCATCTTCATTGCCCTGCTGATGTTCGTGATCCCTTCCGAGCTCCCTCGTTGTGGCGTCTCCAGAAGGgaag GGCAACCAAGGGCCATTCCGCCCCTTTTGGACTGGCCAACTGTCCACAAGAACATGCCCTGGAACATCGTCATCCTTCTGGGAGGAGGCTTTGCCTTGGCCAAAGGCTGCGAG GAGTCTGGCTTCTCGAACTGGCTGGCGAGCCAACTGAGCCCCCTGCAGAGCATCCCGCACCCGGCCATCGTCTTCCTGATGTGCCTCCTGATCGCGGTCTTCACCGAGTGCACCAGCAACGTGGCCACCACCACCCTCTTCCTCCCCATCATGGCCTCCATG GCGCAGGCCATCTGCCTCAACCCGCTCTACGTGATGCTGCCTTGCACCCTGGCCGCCTCCTTGGCCTTCATGCTCCCCGTGGCCACCGCCCCCAACGCCATGGTCTTCGCCTACGGACAGCTCCGCGTCATCGACATG GTCAAGGCCGGCTGCATGCTCAACCTCTTCGGCATCCTGACGGTCACCTTTGCCATCAACACCTGGGGCTTCCCGATGTTTGACCTCCACCGCTTCCCTTCCTGGGCCAATGGGACCAGCGGTCAGTGCTGA